The region AACACAGGCGTCCATTTTGTACATTTAGTATATCCATTAAATAAAGCTTCTGCTCTTCTTTATCAAAGAAAACTACTGTTAGCTCAAGTTGAAGATgatgtttatataaataaaaaaacatttctAACTTAAGTGAGAATAGATGAATAAGGCAAAATTAATAAcaggtaaaaaaaatattcattcaGAATATATATAGATTGTTCTCCCACATGACaaaatattatatactccacttGCTTCTCTTCAAGAAAAGAGCGCAGAAATAGAATTTCTATATGTCACAAGAATCTGAGCGACCGAAAATATTGTATCTATTATCTGCAATGTTGTCATACACGAAATCCCGCACGAATCTGCAAAACGGATAACAAAAGTGGAATAAGACAAGATGGATCATTTCATAAATTATTAGAGCAGAAAACTGATAGTATTGTCTTACAATGGTACAAATTGGAGAAACAAGGCCAGCTGAGGAAAGGGCAAATCAATGTATTCCATTATCTTTAATACAGCTTCCGATTTTATATAAGACCTGAAATAACTACTTGTGCATTACTAAAGTATTTCCATGGAATATGAGaaaaagattaaattttttacaaAACCATCAAGCATATACCAAAATGTATCTAAAAAATTGAAACCAAATTCAACATTTAGACATAAAATTTACCTATCTTTTTCAACAAGAACAACACTTGAAATATCATCAGGAGCTCTTCCTGATCTCTGCAATAACTTTTTGCCTGATTCACTTTGCAGAGCC is a window of Salvia splendens isolate huo1 chromosome 3, SspV2, whole genome shotgun sequence DNA encoding:
- the LOC121797186 gene encoding DCC family protein At1g52590, chloroplastic-like isoform X1 codes for the protein MAALIVPVTPPLRRQFHVSAALSSPPRRNSPAVDWVKETASFSEQDSRPIMLFDGVCNLCNGGVKIVRDNDRRRNIRFEALQSESGKKLLQRSGRAPDDISSVVLVEKDSYFRSYIKSEAVLKIMEYIDLPFPQLALFLQFVPLFVRDFVYDNIADNRYNIFGRSDSCDI
- the LOC121797186 gene encoding DCC family protein At1g52590, chloroplastic-like isoform X2 — its product is MAALIVPVTPPLRRQFHVSAALSSPPRRNSPAVDWVKETASFSEQDSRPIMLFDGVCNLCNGGVKIVRDNDRRRNIRFEALQSESGKKLLQRSGRAPDDISSVVLVEKDRSYIKSEAVLKIMEYIDLPFPQLALFLQFVPLFVRDFVYDNIADNRYNIFGRSDSCDI